The Ooceraea biroi isolate clonal line C1 chromosome 3, Obir_v5.4, whole genome shotgun sequence genome contains the following window.
TTCTGAGGAGGAAGGACCGGAGGATGAAGACGAAGAAATGAGCGGTAGTGAAAAGGACGAGAATGAACGGAAAGACAAAAGAGTAAGATTTAATTTGACCAACGACTCGGATGAGACAGATAGCTTAGATAATAAAACGAGTATAAAGAGACAACGTACAGACGGAAATGAGGAAGAAGGTACGAAGAAGAAAGCGGAGCCCAAGTCCAGCTTGGAAACTCGTCAGGAGAGATTGCTGACGAGGATCAAGGAGCTCGAGGACGAAGCGATTGGCGAGAAGCCGTGGCAGTTGAAGGGTGAAGTGAGCGGTACAAATCGACCGCAAAATTCTCTACTGGAGGAATTTGTGGACTTTGATATAACCACGAGGCCGGCTCCCGAGATCACCGAGGAGACGACGATTAAGCTGGAAGACATTATTAAACAGCGAATTAAGGACAAGGCCTGGGACGACGTCGAGAAAAAGTTCAAGCCAGTCGAGACGCCGTTGGAATTCAAGAAGAAACTACAATTAGACCAGCAGAAGAGCAAAGAAAGCTTGTCGCAGATATACGAGAAGGAGTATTTACAACAGAAGCGAGCGGCGGATCCAGAAAACAACGAGAAGCAGGAACAGACGCCAGAATTGCACAATGAGATTCGACAAAAGATGCGTTCGTTGATCTATAAGCTGGACGCATTGTCCAATTATCATTACACTCCCAAGCGGGTAAGATTTGCGTTAAGATTTTACGATTCGTGTGTAGTACTTGGCAAAATGTATTGatgaacaaaaatatttgtaacgcAATAATAGTTTACGATATGTATAATTCTTGTTTCAGGCTAAACctgagattaaaattattagtaaCCTGCCTGCGATTAATATGGAGGAAGTAGCGCCAGTTGCCACTAGTGATGCCGTTTTACTAGCACCTGAGGAAGTCAAAGGTACCCGTTGTATTCATTCTAACATATTTGGTTGGTTCATGACAATTTATGACAAATATCTTGGTATTCTATTCcgttatctttattttcagcCAAGCCGCGTGGCGATCTCATCGGTAAAGCGGAAAGAACGAAAACCGATATGAAGCGTGAGAGAAGGCAAAAGAAATTGAGGCAAGGAGCCAAACAGAAGCGAgcagaagagaaggagaaagagaaagcactGAGACCAGGAATCgctaaaaagtataaaaataagaacgAAAAAGCCGCGTTGATCAAGACATTGATTAAGAACAGAAAAATTACGGAAGCGGACCAAACGGCAGAAAAAGCCGCGAAGTCCTCGACAGCGTTCTTCGCGAAATTGCAAGATCAAGTTAAGACCCAATTAAAAACGAAGACTGCTTCTGTATCCAAGAAGAAAGATAAGAAAGCAAAGCTGAAACtgtgaatttaatattattgtttatgTTGTGTATATATCCGCAATTTTGTAGATTTgtctaaataaatttaaaaacagaTTGTTTAATGCATTATTGTTATTCTTCTTAGAGATTccattatgtttttattatccTGAAGAATGCGTTATTGCCTCTTGTGCTGTCGTTGATTATATAATCGCAAAAGAACGTAagaagcaagaaatattatattaaagaaattatacaGCAACGAATACGCCATACATAATCtaaaatacatatgtacactaaaaatatttttctgtagcTTTATTGTGTGATATATGTACGCATTTCTAACACCCTTCGCTCTCTTCAAATCATATTAATCATTTCGCGGTTCTTTCCTTATGGAGCTACAATACGTGGCTGGATATTATTGCAAAGGAATATATAACAGCGGATAAGGGAGCTGCGAAACAGTCTCGCTCACCGAGACGGATCCCTACTTAATATTCGCGTATTTAGATATTGATGCCCTCATCAGGCTCAATACGTTAATTATTGTCAAAAAGTGATGGTACTATTTTTCGTTACGATGTAggatgattaaaaaaaatcatgCGTATATGTATAGTTCATATATTAGTGAAAAATGTTCCCAATTCATCATGATATGCtgcaattttgtttcaatGTGCTCGTCGAAATTTGCTAAAACACGTACAAACGCGCTAAGTCACACGTGGTTACttataaatgcaattattcatatgtgtaacattatctatatttttttttttctttaagaaTATCTAAAAACGGTGTCTTGCACATAGAAGCAAAGGTGgattacacaattttttttgtACATTGTCAATGTCTCGAACGATTCCTTGCCGCGTGTTAATTTATGATTGCACTGTTTATAATTACAAAGacctaaattaaaataattaagctAATCTTACGAATCTAACGATAAGCTGGTATTAAAATTACCGTGATTTGTGTAGATTTGATTGAGAAGgtctgtttttttaaaaatattttttcttgttacGTGTATAGAGTACACCTCCATTTTCATTTTCCCTCCTCTTATTAAGTTACTTATCGAATCGCATGATACCACAATTAAAATTGTCACGTAAACTAAATTTTACTGTTTGACTTGTATAATAAGCACAGATCGGATGCTCATATATTTTCAGAATATCCGCAACAAGGCCATAAATGTCCATATTTTTGAGCTAATTACTCGATTTAATACTTTGCGCTCGTGTATCTCTCCATTGGTCGGAATCATTTTCTGTGATAAGCGAGTGATGTACGTCCAGTTAACTTTCACCATGAAAAGtcaacaaaaatttaatttaatttaattgaaataaattcttgtaCTCAGTTTAATAAAAGACAATATGTTTTAATCATATTTCGGcctcatataattatataatggcGAAGGAttgataaataacaattttccTTGCTAAAAGTTTGTTTGATGaatgtgaaattaattttcaaaatttgctTTAAAAGTATGATGAAAgtcactttttttataatcttaaatacatgaaaatgaaatgacatattttatcaattactGATATCTTCAACAGTTGTGCGTTTAATCTAGAAacgatataaatgtaaaatcgcTCGTTTTGTGTTGAATGCCTTGTGCCGAATGTCAAATGTGACTGACCTGCATCTGTGCATATTATAATTCACTCTAATCGACGACCGCTTGTCATGAAGGTATAGTCGCACTTGATGTGTTAATGGCACTTTCGCAGCGAAGCCGTGCTCGTCAATTTTAGACTACTACTTCGAATAATCGGAGCGTACGATGCGGCGATCGTACCGGCGGCGATCTGATACCCACGACAATTATAATCAAATCCTCGATTGTATGCGCGTAtgcataatatgtaaataaccCGGCAGACTAGGCTCTCCTAATCCCAGTGCGATCGTTTCTTGCGCAAAGTCTATATATGCGGTGCTAAATCGTTAAAATCgcgtctttcttttttcccctcCGTGAACGGTCCTTCGATTGCTGAAGTGACGGTGCGGTTTGCGATATCCGGGATTCACTACTCCCTCCCTCCCGAAGTGATGCCATTCGACCGGGAAAAGCCCCGGGGAGCAAGCACCGAAGTACTACTCGAAGTTTGTGGTAAACATGTTGAGCTCCTCGAAGCCAGAGGAGCCGCCCTGGTCTTGCAGCATCTGCAGCATGTCGGATAATTCTTGTGGCTGCGCGCCAGGCCCGGCTTGGCCGGGATGTGGTTGCGGTTGTGCTTGCGCGGCCACCTGGGCGCCCGTCTGTCCGTCCGGTTGCGGTGTCTGATGCTGCTGACTTTGCCAACCCCACATACCTGCGACAAACGTAAAATTTCAATTGATTATCTGCGATTACACGCGAGAGGAGAACGTGGTAAAGCAAGACGCAGACTCACTAGGATTATTAGGCACTGTTGTTACTGCTGGGTGGTATTGCTGCGTAGTGGTCCTAGCTCCACTACTGAGCTGTGTGTATGTCGGCCCGCTCGGTGATCTTGACGGGCTTAATTGACTATACTGATAGCCTTCTGTCACAGGTTGCTGCCGTAGGAAAacgcagaaaaatattttagtcaTATGTCagttaatgtttttttttttaagacaTCGAAACATAGGACAGATATATACCTGTCTTCCGATTGCCCATGCCTGCGGGGTTGGCGATGTAGTCGCCGGCTTCTGGATCCTGCTCAAGACCGACGAAGACGCGCTCTGCTGTCCGGGTGATCCGTAAGCTATCGGCGACTGCGTCGTCTCGTAGCTTTGATACACGTTCTGCGTACTGGACGGCCTCGGTTGTTGCGGACCTGAGCACCACGAATGTGTTTGATATATCTGGGTGTAGAGTAATAAGTCATAGAGGGATATCTGGCGATTGACTCACTGGCTGTAGCTACGGTCGCCGGATGCTGCATCATGTGATGCGCGGAGTACAACGGATCCCTTGCAGGATGTCTCTGAAGAGAATAATCTATTCCAGGTTGCCCATATGCTGCAGGTACTGCTTCACTCTCCGTTTGACCGTCGCTGCTCGGATGAAATGACCTTGACAAGACAACGTAAATAATTTCCACGCGAACCAGACGGACGTGGTGCATGTAATACAATTGAGGAGATATCATCAAGACTTCGTATCGCAATTACGTTCTTACTTTGCGTGCGTGTTCGTGCAGACGATGTATTCAATTTCCTCGTTAAACGGATTCAAGAATGCGAACGCCGACGTCCTCAACCACACCCACTCGCGGCTCTTGCCGCGAAATCTGTACATTACAGACACGACTTGTCCCTTCAATTTCAATACTGAAAAGCAAGTCACACGTTAATGACACGCGTGTTAATAATGGCTTGATGGACGAGAAGAGATTTTACACGCGCGGTGTTTAGAGGCGTAATACGTGGCATTACCTTGTTCAAAGCTCTCTCGCATGTGTGTCAGATCCTCCGGATGGAAGAATTCGTAGCACGAATGACCCAAGAGCTCCGCTGGAGTGTATCCCAAAATTCCACCGACTCTTTGGTCCACAAAGGTAAATTTACCTTCCTGGGAGTGACGTGATATAAATTCTGAAGCAGACACGAAAGTAATTAGTGACAAGAATTATGGCTAATTATTTCTTGCTGTATCAATCACAtggaattaaaaatgtaaacttGATAAATTGAATCGTTAATAAGCACCCTTACCGCTATTGCTATTGGGACCCACTAAGTCGCTACTATTTGCTGTGCTAATGACCTGCAATCGCCCGATGGCGACAAGGCAGCAGTGCGTGGTGGCATTTTCGTCGTTAACGCTGTCACCAGTTTGAACACCCCCTCTGTCACCTAGGCCCACACCTGGTACACATGGGGGAACAAAATCACCTACAGCGTAAAATCATGAATCAGTCCATGATTTCTCGTTGATCGGcttgaaaaaatatcttaaaaaatatatctaactAAAACTCTCTATATTAGCGTTCTAATAGAGCAATGATGTATAGATAACGATGAAAATTCGAATCctgaatttcaaattttatatcaatcaCATGTGAGATTTCCAGCAAGCAAATTGAACGAATTTGGTTCCTTTTATCCATTTATTTCTCTTGAAATAAATGGATGggaaacaaatatacaaatataatacaagaatttttatgcagtatatttcaaatatttaaacacaAAATTGATACAAAGTATACTGGAAATTCTGAAATTCGAAAACTGCGAGATCAATTTATTGCATGCATTACTGAGTGCGCGCGAAAGACGTCACAGTAGCTTTCTTAACCGATAAGATTGAATTCATCAGCGGCTGTCACAAAGCTATCGATAGAACAAAAAGAGCTGCGCACGTGGTCATGAATATTAAACGAATGTGTTAACAGCCGATAACTACCTCGCCGCGAGTCTTAATGGCGGCGATCCATTCAGCGATCAAACGAGTATCCCGAAGACAGGTATTTAAAACTCGGAGTGAGAGAAAAGCCACatccgagaaagagagagagagataacaTTCCTCTTTTAATTTACTCAACTTATCGCCGTGTAAATGAACAAAAGTGGCAAAGCGAGGGGAAGAGGGtgggaaaattaattctttggATCCTGACGATACCGGACACCACCATGTCTTTGCATTTCCGCAACCGAAAGCGAATGCGGTCGGagcgtatttaattaaaaacgcgGAGTCAGGAGATCCAGCCCCTCGCAACTCGAGGCAGCTCTTAATTTACAGTACACACGCGGCATACACGTTCCGCCGTGTTCCAGGAACGATTCGTTCGTATTCCTCGGGCGCGACGTCTCCCCCGCTTTAAAATAGAAAGCCGGGGTCCGCTGTGTGTCGCgcccgagagaaagagaggaagaagagaccGAGAGAGACCGTTACTGGCGATGGTGACGGtgacggtggtggtggtgatggtagTAGTGGTGGCGTTGTCGACGTACGATCTTGCACGCGGTTCTCTCGACTCAGCTCAGCCCGTACCAAACTTACCGGTGGGTGGCCAATTCTTGATGTACCCGGTGCAGTGCACCACCGCGTAGTTCTGGCTGTCCCGCTGGGCTGGCGGACCCAAGGAGTTCCTCTGCTTCATACGCTGCAGCCCATGCGCCGCTGCCATGTCGCCCGTCGTCTGCAGATTGCCTACCTTCATGCGACAGATGAAGCCCCTCCTCGAGCCCATGCACAATCGCATCGAAGCTGTAATCAAAAAGAAGAATCTGAACATTTCTGCAGACGCCCTAATACTCGCGAGTAGTTGACATAAATCATTACGATTAGAATCCTTGATTATTTTGAATCATCATTGAATAGCCAAGAGTCGAGGAAGCATGAGCAAGCAGCAATCATTCTGCGAATCACGCTTGCGAAACGCTTTAGTCCGACGAGGAAAGTACAAATTCCGCTATGGAGGAACGTCGAGCGATCAAACGATGTTTTTTTGCGTTTCACTTACATTGACCTTCTTTCTTTACTGTTCCAGTCTTCAGGTCTAGCACACGGCCGCCGTGTTGAGGCTCCGCCGCGCTGAGCTGCTCCCGTACCTTATCAGTGTCGTCGGGATGAACCTGCGAGTAGAAGCTGGTGCCGTAC
Protein-coding sequences here:
- the LOC105277015 gene encoding U3 small nucleolar ribonucleoprotein protein MPP10 translates to MANTDILDNIIFRFDDIRSLERVRNGKTKVDFKANIKYVYDFTKEQSRRKTNALPELVTKDFDEEQIWQQVELQNEGEITHLFIDVSKVLTSKQLMIPVCPTKPEPVQVTTDELYQEDANISDDKDSENENELKSSLKKRKTKQKKKKASIVDDKFFKLQELDEYLNKEEKKEKRNDRESDDESVDLFNDFSDEEDEDSEKKYIKYADFFDSPESENEQYQENRNSNHEDNIDDSEEEGPEDEDEEMSGSEKDENERKDKRVRFNLTNDSDETDSLDNKTSIKRQRTDGNEEEGTKKKAEPKSSLETRQERLLTRIKELEDEAIGEKPWQLKGEVSGTNRPQNSLLEEFVDFDITTRPAPEITEETTIKLEDIIKQRIKDKAWDDVEKKFKPVETPLEFKKKLQLDQQKSKESLSQIYEKEYLQQKRAADPENNEKQEQTPELHNEIRQKMRSLIYKLDALSNYHYTPKRAKPEIKIISNLPAINMEEVAPVATSDAVLLAPEEVKAKPRGDLIGKAERTKTDMKRERRQKKLRQGAKQKRAEEKEKEKALRPGIAKKYKNKNEKAALIKTLIKNRKITEADQTAEKAAKSSTAFFAKLQDQVKTQLKTKTASVSKKKDKKAKLKL
- the LOC105277018 gene encoding aryl hydrocarbon receptor nuclear translocator homolog isoform X2, yielding MFTVSTIAHSIPGSDPSKMAQKRSAVHIGSDEDDPSGCKYRRLDDDNVQDKERFASRENHCEIERRRRNKMTAYITELSDMVPTCSALARKPDKLTILRMAVAHMKALRGTGNTATDNAYKPSFLTDQELKHLILEAADGFLFVVSCDTGRIIYVSDSVAPVLNYTQSDWYGTSFYSQVHPDDTDKVREQLSAAEPQHGGRVLDLKTGTVKKEGQSSMRLCMGSRRGFICRMKVGNLQTTGDMAAAHGLQRMKQRNSLGPPAQRDSQNYAVVHCTGYIKNWPPTGVGLGDRGGVQTGDSVNDENATTHCCLVAIGRLQVISTANSSDLVGPNSNSEFISRHSQEGKFTFVDQRVGGILGYTPAELLGHSCYEFFHPEDLTHMRESFEQVLKLKGQVVSVMYRFRGKSREWVWLRTSAFAFLNPFNEEIEYIVCTNTHAKSFHPSSDGQTESEAVPAAYGQPGIDYSLQRHPARDPLYSAHHMMQHPATVATASPQQPRPSSTQNVYQSYETTQSPIAYGSPGQQSASSSVLSRIQKPATTSPTPQAWAIGRQQPVTEGYQYSQLSPSRSPSGPTYTQLSSGARTTTQQYHPAVTTVPNNPSMWGWQSQQHQTPQPDGQTGAQVAAQAQPQPHPGQAGPGAQPQELSDMLQMLQDQGGSSGFEELNMFTTNFE
- the LOC105277018 gene encoding aryl hydrocarbon receptor nuclear translocator homolog isoform X1, with protein sequence MFTVSTIAHSIPGSDPSKMAQKRSAVHIGSDEDDPSGCKYRRLDDDNVQDKERFASRENHCEIERRRRNKMTAYITELSDMVPTCSALARKPDKLTILRMAVAHMKALRGTGNTATDNAYKPSFLTDQELKHLILEAADGFLFVVSCDTGRIIYVSDSVAPVLNYTQSDWYGTSFYSQVHPDDTDKVREQLSAAEPQHGGRVLDLKTGTVKKEGQSSMRLCMGSRRGFICRMKVGNLQTTGDMAAAHGLQRMKQRNSLGPPAQRDSQNYAVVHCTGYIKNWPPTGDFVPPCVPGVGLGDRGGVQTGDSVNDENATTHCCLVAIGRLQVISTANSSDLVGPNSNSEFISRHSQEGKFTFVDQRVGGILGYTPAELLGHSCYEFFHPEDLTHMRESFEQVLKLKGQVVSVMYRFRGKSREWVWLRTSAFAFLNPFNEEIEYIVCTNTHAKSFHPSSDGQTESEAVPAAYGQPGIDYSLQRHPARDPLYSAHHMMQHPATVATASPQQPRPSSTQNVYQSYETTQSPIAYGSPGQQSASSSVLSRIQKPATTSPTPQAWAIGRQQPVTEGYQYSQLSPSRSPSGPTYTQLSSGARTTTQQYHPAVTTVPNNPSMWGWQSQQHQTPQPDGQTGAQVAAQAQPQPHPGQAGPGAQPQELSDMLQMLQDQGGSSGFEELNMFTTNFE